In Corythoichthys intestinalis isolate RoL2023-P3 chromosome 4, ASM3026506v1, whole genome shotgun sequence, a genomic segment contains:
- the slc52a3-2b gene encoding solute carrier family 52, riboflavin transporter, member 3-B, which yields MSLLTHVLACLFGMGSWVAINGMWVELPLIVPQIPEHWSLPSYLTVLIQMANIGPLVITLMHHFRPGVLDERPVVYCIAVLGIVATFLLAFLWKHTVTIAGSLHSVPLLILCFLLSVVDCTSSVTFLPFMMRLCPQYLTSYFVGEGLSGLVPALVALIQGVGVVRCHNTTLTVSMNKTLENSTIDTGGLQAIYQPAKFSAQAFFLFLSAMMVICLTAFTLLNHHPAVAREKKDDLYFRDELTPGKREQAFSLHPQTPEQKPMLNPFGSARREPRSSFGRGTYSNAEVAFIFVVLAWANALTNGVLPAVQSYSCLPYGNQAYHLAATMAAVANPLACFIAMFMPIRSLIFMCLLTVFGTGFGAYIMAMAAFSPCPLLVHSTSGTVVIVLVWVLFILSLSYVKVIIGIILRDEGHSALVWCGAVVQLGSMIGALSMFPLVGVYQLFKSGDPCNTNCPM from the exons atgtCACTGCTGACTCACGTGCTGGCCTGTTTGTTTGGCATGGGCTCCTGGGTGGCAATCAATGGAATGTGGGTGGAGCTCCCGCTAATCGTACCACAGATCCCTGAGCACTGGTCCCTGCCATCCTACCTCACAGTACTCATCCAGATGGCCAATATTGGCCCCCTAGTCATCACATTGATGCATCATTTTCGTCCAGGAGTGTTGGACGAGAGACCGGTTGTCTACTGCATTGCTGTGTTGGGGATTGTTGCCACATTCTTGTTGGCTTTCCTCTGGAAGCACACAGTGACAATAGCTGGCAGCCTACAcagtgtgccccttttgatattATGCTTCTTGCTCTCTGTGGTGGACTGTACCTCCTCTGTCACCTTTCTGCCATTCATGATGCGTCTGTGCCCCCAGTACCTCACCAGCTACTTTGTAGGTGAAGGCCTCAGTGGTCTGGTGCCTGCACTCGTGGCTCTGATTCAAGGTGTTGGTGTAGTCAGGTGTCATAATACCACTTTGACAGTTTCTATGAACAAAACACTTGAGAATTCCACTATTGACACTGGAGGGCTGCAAGCAATCTATCAACCAGCAAAATTCTCCGCTCAGGCATTCTTCTTATTCCTCAGTGCAATGATGGTTATTTGCCTAACTGCCTTTACCCTGCTCAACCATCACCCCGCTGTAGCTCGGGAGAAGAAAGACGACCTGTATTTCAGGGACGAACTGACGCCAGGAAAGAGAGAGCAAGCTTTCTCTCTGCACCCCCAAACACCTGAGCAAAAGCCAATGTTAAATCCCTTCGGGTCTGCAAGGAGGGAACCTCGCAGCTCCTTTGGCAGGGGCACATATAGTAACGCTGAGGTggctttcatttttgttgtactcGCCTGGGCGAATGCTCTAACCAATGGAGTGCTGCCAGCAGTGCAGTCTTACTCCTGTCTGCCTTATGGGAACCAGGCCTATCATCTTGCAGCCACAATGGCAGCTGTCGCCAACCCACTCGCCTGTTTCATTGCCATGTTTATGCCGATCAG GTCACTCATCTTCATGTGTCTTCTGACTGTGTTTGGCACTGGATTTGGAGCCTACATCATGGCAATGGCTGCTTTTAGTCCTTGTCCTTTGCTAGTCCACAGTACATCCGGAACTGTTGTAATA GTGCTGGTTTGGGTCCTATTTATTCTCTCCTTGTCCTACGTAAAGGTAATAATTGGAATAATTCTACGGGATGAGGGCCATAGCGCCCTTGTTTGGTGCGGGGCGGTGGTCCAGTTGGGCTCCATGATAGGTGCCCTTTCCATGTTTCCACTGGTTGGTGTCTATCAGCTTTTTAAGTCAGGGGATCCCTGCAACACCAACTGTCCCATGTAA